In one window of Streptomyces sp. FXJ1.172 DNA:
- the glgB gene encoding 1,4-alpha-glucan branching enzyme: MALRDTARPEAAGPAPVKADPVPGSGRGDPRPAVLDPAERGRLLGGAHHDPHSLLGAHPVPGGILFRALRPNARAVSVVADGTRSPLVSEGDGLFAAVLPLPEIPASYTLLVTYDDGEQEVHDPYRFLPAVGELDLHLVREGRHEQLWQALGAEPMTHQGVTGTRFTVWAPNAQGVRVAGDFTYWDGTQYPMRSLGACGVWELFLPGIGEGARYKFEITSRHGHRFLKADPMARCTEVPPDTASVVTVSRYEWGDAQWMAHRGGTPVHQAPFSVYEVHLPSWRPGLTYRQLADELPAYVKELGFTHVELMPVAGHPFSGSWGYQVTSYYAPTPRLGSPDDFKHLVDALHRAGIGVIMDWVPAHFPKDDWALARFDGEPLYEPGDWRRAEHPDWGTYEFDFGRTEVRNFLVANAVYWCQEFHIDGLRVDAVASMLYLDYSRDSGQWEPNVFGGREDLHAVAFLQEMNATVYRRCPGVVTIAEESTAWDGVTRPTDSGGLGFGLKWNMGWMHDSLEYVQKEPVHRKYHHNEMTFSMVYAYSENYVLPISHDEVVHGKQALVSKMPGDWWQRRANHRAYLGFMWAHPGKQLLFMGQEFAQGAEWSEPDGPEWWLLGDDYHSAGDHRGVRDLVRDLNTVYRATPALWQRDSDPGGFRWVLCDAADDNVFAFLRFDAEGSALLAVSNFSPVVRGDYRLWVPDAFPAWQETLNTDDARYGGSGVGAGVPGAPLGPQDGCLRLTLPPLATVWLTPVG, translated from the coding sequence ATGGCCCTGCGCGACACCGCGCGTCCCGAGGCCGCCGGTCCCGCACCGGTCAAGGCCGACCCTGTCCCGGGCTCCGGCCGGGGGGACCCCCGGCCCGCTGTGCTCGACCCGGCCGAGCGCGGCCGGCTCCTCGGCGGCGCCCATCACGATCCGCATTCCCTGCTGGGCGCCCATCCGGTGCCGGGCGGCATCCTGTTCCGGGCGCTGCGCCCGAACGCCCGCGCGGTCAGCGTCGTCGCCGACGGCACGCGCAGCCCACTCGTGTCGGAGGGCGACGGTCTGTTCGCGGCCGTGCTGCCGCTGCCGGAGATCCCGGCGTCGTACACGCTGCTGGTGACGTACGACGACGGCGAGCAGGAGGTGCACGATCCGTACCGGTTCCTGCCCGCCGTCGGTGAGCTGGATCTGCATCTGGTCCGGGAGGGCCGGCACGAGCAGCTGTGGCAGGCGCTCGGCGCCGAGCCCATGACGCACCAGGGCGTGACCGGCACCCGCTTCACCGTCTGGGCGCCGAACGCCCAAGGGGTGCGGGTGGCCGGGGACTTCACGTACTGGGACGGCACGCAGTACCCGATGCGCTCGCTGGGCGCGTGCGGGGTGTGGGAGCTGTTCCTGCCCGGGATCGGCGAGGGCGCCCGCTACAAGTTCGAGATCACCTCCCGGCACGGCCACCGGTTCCTCAAGGCCGACCCGATGGCGCGGTGCACCGAGGTGCCGCCCGACACGGCGTCGGTCGTCACGGTGTCGCGCTACGAATGGGGCGACGCGCAGTGGATGGCGCACCGGGGCGGCACACCGGTGCACCAGGCGCCGTTCTCGGTGTACGAGGTCCATCTGCCCTCCTGGCGACCCGGTCTGACGTATCGTCAGCTAGCCGACGAACTGCCCGCCTATGTCAAGGAGTTGGGCTTCACCCACGTCGAGCTGATGCCGGTCGCCGGGCATCCGTTCAGCGGCTCCTGGGGCTACCAGGTCACCTCGTACTACGCGCCGACGCCGCGGCTCGGCTCCCCGGACGACTTCAAGCACCTGGTGGACGCGCTGCACCGGGCCGGGATCGGCGTGATCATGGACTGGGTGCCGGCGCACTTCCCGAAGGACGACTGGGCGCTGGCCCGGTTCGACGGGGAGCCGTTGTACGAGCCCGGGGACTGGCGGCGGGCCGAGCATCCGGACTGGGGGACGTACGAGTTCGACTTCGGGCGCACCGAGGTGCGCAACTTCCTCGTCGCCAACGCGGTGTACTGGTGCCAGGAGTTCCACATCGACGGGCTGCGCGTGGACGCCGTCGCCTCGATGCTCTACCTCGACTACTCGCGGGACTCCGGGCAGTGGGAGCCGAACGTCTTCGGCGGGCGGGAGGACCTGCACGCGGTCGCCTTCCTGCAGGAGATGAACGCCACGGTCTACCGGCGCTGCCCGGGCGTGGTGACCATCGCGGAGGAGTCCACCGCCTGGGACGGGGTGACCCGGCCGACCGACAGCGGCGGACTCGGATTCGGGCTGAAGTGGAACATGGGCTGGATGCACGACTCGCTGGAGTACGTGCAGAAGGAGCCGGTGCACCGCAAGTACCACCACAACGAGATGACGTTCTCGATGGTGTACGCGTACAGCGAGAACTACGTGCTGCCGATCTCGCACGACGAGGTCGTACACGGCAAGCAGGCGCTGGTGTCGAAGATGCCGGGCGACTGGTGGCAGCGCAGGGCCAACCACCGCGCCTACCTGGGCTTCATGTGGGCCCATCCGGGCAAACAGCTGTTGTTCATGGGGCAGGAGTTCGCCCAGGGGGCCGAGTGGTCCGAGCCGGACGGCCCCGAGTGGTGGCTGCTCGGCGACGACTACCACTCCGCCGGTGACCACCGGGGCGTCCGGGATCTCGTACGGGACCTGAACACCGTGTACCGGGCGACGCCGGCCCTGTGGCAGCGGGACAGCGATCCGGGCGGATTCCGGTGGGTGCTGTGTGACGCGGCGGACGACAACGTATTCGCGTTTCTCCGGTTCGACGCCGAGGGCTCCGCCCTGCTGGCGGTCTCGAACTTCTCCCCCGTGGTCCGCGGCGACTACCGCCTGTGGGTTCCGGATGCCTTCCCCGCCTGGCAGGAGACGCTGAACACGGACGACGCGCGCTACGGCGGCAGCGGGGTCGGCGCCGGGGTGCCCGGGGCGCCGCTCGGGCCGCAGGACGGCTGTCTCAGGCTCACGCTGCCGCCGCTCGCCACTGTCTGGTTGACGCCCGTGGGGTGA
- a CDS encoding pep a2 yields the protein MKTAVPCYYHLDVEVSPERVGQVSRILAAHLRYWDLDSLAEPVCRGTELLLRAIHQHASDKHTSIEMWWNGQHLITAFGDDDPDLRPDQDLRSCLADIAAMSDGWGCCTSDSGSKIIWFSQRARAGERVPLVPTAPAPTLRQGLQVPREIPVVVLAPPAGAPDDILEASR from the coding sequence ATGAAGACCGCAGTGCCCTGCTACTACCACCTCGACGTGGAAGTCAGCCCGGAACGGGTGGGACAGGTCAGCCGCATCCTGGCCGCCCACCTGCGTTACTGGGACCTCGACAGCCTAGCCGAGCCCGTCTGCCGCGGTACCGAACTGCTGCTGCGGGCGATCCACCAGCACGCCTCGGACAAGCACACGTCGATCGAGATGTGGTGGAACGGACAGCACCTCATCACCGCCTTCGGTGACGACGACCCCGATCTGCGCCCCGACCAGGACCTGCGCTCCTGCCTCGCGGACATCGCCGCCATGAGCGACGGCTGGGGCTGCTGCACCTCGGACAGCGGCAGCAAGATCATCTGGTTCTCGCAGCGCGCCCGCGCCGGCGAACGCGTCCCGCTGGTGCCCACCGCCCCCGCGCCCACCCTGCGGCAGGGCCTGCAGGTGCCGCGCGAGATCCCGGTGGTGGTGCTGGCCCCTCCGGCCGGTGCGCCGGACGACATCCTGGAGGCCAGCCGGTGA
- a CDS encoding alpha-1,4-glucan--maltose-1-phosphate maltosyltransferase produces the protein MRRTPAIGRVPVRDVRPAVECGRRPAKAVAGETFQVTATVFREGHDAVGANVVLRDPKGRRGPWTPMRELSPGSDRWGAEITPDTTGRWTYRVEAWSDPLATWRHAAAVKVPAGIDVGLVLEEGAELYERAAAGVPKGPERSAVLAAARALGDDSRPVQERLQAALAPEVRALLVRHPLRELVTASDAMPLLVERERALFGSWYEFFPRSEGTLARPHGTFRTAARRLKPIADMGFDVVYLPPVHPIGTTFRKGPNNTLTAGVDDVGVPWAIGSPEGGHDAVHPALGTLEDFDRFVGRARELGLEVALDFALQCSPDHPWVEKHPEWFHHRPDGTIAYAENPPKKYQDIYPIAFDADMDGLVAETVRILRHWMGHGVRIFRVDNPHTKPVVFWERVIAEINGRDPDVIFLAEAFTRPAMLHTLAQIGFQQSYTYFTWRNSKQELTEYLGELTGEAAAYMRPNLFVNTPDILHAYLQHGGRPAFEVRAVLAATLSPTWGIYSGYELCENTPLREGGEEYLDSEKYQLKARDWAAAEREGRSIAPLITRLNTIRRRHPALQRLRNLRFHRTDNDAVLAYSKSTGPDTVLVVVNLDPHHTQEATVSLDMPQLGLDWNAALSVHDELTGETYRWGRTNYVRLTPGSTPAHVLHVGRPTPQNGGPAAS, from the coding sequence ATGCGCAGGACCCCGGCCATCGGCCGTGTACCCGTACGTGACGTCCGGCCGGCCGTGGAGTGCGGCAGGCGCCCCGCGAAGGCGGTGGCCGGGGAGACCTTCCAGGTCACGGCCACCGTCTTCCGCGAAGGGCACGACGCCGTGGGCGCCAATGTGGTCCTGCGCGATCCGAAGGGCCGCCGCGGCCCGTGGACGCCGATGCGGGAGCTGTCCCCCGGCAGCGACCGCTGGGGCGCGGAGATCACCCCGGACACGACCGGCCGCTGGACCTACCGCGTGGAGGCCTGGTCCGACCCGCTGGCCACCTGGCGGCACGCGGCCGCGGTGAAGGTGCCGGCCGGGATCGACGTCGGGCTGGTGCTGGAGGAGGGCGCCGAGCTGTACGAGCGGGCGGCCGCCGGAGTGCCGAAGGGACCGGAGCGAAGCGCCGTCCTCGCCGCGGCACGGGCCCTCGGTGACGACTCCCGGCCGGTGCAGGAGCGCCTGCAGGCGGCCCTGGCCCCGGAGGTGCGGGCGCTGCTGGTCCGTCATCCGCTGCGGGAGCTGGTGACCGCTTCCGATGCGATGCCGTTGCTGGTGGAGCGGGAGCGGGCGCTGTTCGGTTCCTGGTACGAGTTCTTCCCGCGTTCGGAGGGCACTCTCGCGCGGCCGCACGGCACGTTCCGTACGGCCGCGCGCCGGCTGAAGCCGATCGCGGACATGGGCTTCGACGTCGTCTACCTCCCCCCGGTGCATCCCATCGGCACGACCTTCCGCAAGGGCCCGAACAACACTCTCACCGCCGGTGTGGACGACGTGGGTGTGCCGTGGGCGATCGGTTCGCCGGAGGGCGGGCACGACGCGGTCCATCCCGCCCTGGGCACGCTGGAGGACTTCGACCGTTTCGTGGGCCGGGCGCGGGAGTTGGGCCTGGAGGTGGCCCTGGACTTCGCGTTGCAGTGCTCCCCGGACCATCCGTGGGTGGAGAAGCATCCGGAGTGGTTCCACCACCGGCCCGACGGCACGATCGCGTACGCCGAGAACCCGCCGAAGAAGTACCAGGACATCTACCCCATCGCGTTCGACGCGGACATGGACGGGCTGGTCGCGGAGACGGTGCGGATCCTGCGGCACTGGATGGGCCACGGGGTGCGGATCTTCCGGGTCGACAACCCGCACACCAAACCGGTGGTGTTCTGGGAGCGGGTCATCGCCGAGATCAACGGCAGGGACCCGGACGTGATCTTCCTGGCGGAGGCGTTCACCCGTCCGGCGATGCTGCACACCCTCGCCCAGATCGGCTTCCAGCAGTCGTACACGTACTTCACCTGGCGCAACAGCAAGCAGGAACTGACCGAGTACCTGGGCGAGTTGACGGGTGAGGCGGCGGCCTACATGCGGCCGAACCTGTTCGTGAACACCCCGGACATCCTGCACGCCTACCTCCAGCACGGCGGGCGGCCCGCGTTCGAGGTGCGGGCCGTGCTCGCCGCGACCCTCTCCCCCACCTGGGGCATCTACAGCGGCTACGAGCTGTGCGAGAACACCCCGCTGCGCGAGGGCGGCGAGGAGTACCTCGACTCCGAGAAGTACCAGCTCAAGGCCCGCGACTGGGCGGCCGCCGAACGCGAGGGCCGCAGCATCGCCCCCCTGATCACCCGGCTCAACACCATCCGCCGCCGGCACCCCGCGCTACAGCGCCTGCGCAACCTCCGTTTCCATCGGACCGACAACGACGCCGTGCTCGCCTACAGCAAGAGCACGGGGCCGGACACGGTCCTCGTGGTCGTCAACCTCGACCCGCATCACACCCAGGAGGCCACGGTCTCGTTGGACATGCCGCAACTCGGCCTGGACTGGAACGCCGCCCTGTCCGTGCACGACGAACTGACGGGCGAGACGTACCGCTGGGGCAGGACCAACTACGTGCGTCTGACGCCCGGCAGCACGCCGGCGCACGTGCTCCACGTCGGGCGGCCGACGCCCCAGAACGGAGGGCCCGCAGCCTCATGA
- a CDS encoding maltokinase N-terminal cap-like domain-containing protein: protein MPKTITVRPRAAAGVEGPLASLAGLLREWLPRQRWFAGKDRPVTDLSVLSVTELFPGCLHLLVHASHAPVPTPGGTPPPGDCYQLLLGLREQPAARLERAFIGRAEQGPLAGFAVYDALHDPRSAHLLLERLRHPGTAGPLRFETAPGAEVPGGLPPRLLDAEQSNSSIVYGDAFILKVFRRIQPGVNPDLEVSAALAAQGCTRVPAPVAWFGTSEPQPATLGVLQPFLPDATDGWTLALRALAAGDDFTAEAWELGRATAEVHLALAEAFGPAGPGENGRTARAMGTRLEAAAHAVPGLRPFVPGLRAAFAALATCDTGPPAQRIHGDLHLGQVLRAGRDWFVIDFEGEPSRPLAERQAPHSPVRDVAGMLRSFDYAARQRRPWRPEWARRCREAFCAGYAARAGWDPRKKHALLRAHETDRAVYEVLYEARHRPDWVPVPMAAIKRLAVWGG, encoded by the coding sequence ATGCCGAAGACCATCACTGTCCGACCGAGAGCCGCGGCCGGCGTCGAGGGGCCGCTGGCCTCGCTGGCGGGGCTGCTGCGCGAGTGGCTGCCGAGGCAGCGCTGGTTCGCGGGCAAGGACCGGCCCGTCACGGATCTGTCGGTGCTGTCCGTGACCGAGCTGTTCCCGGGATGTCTGCATCTGCTGGTGCACGCCTCGCATGCGCCGGTGCCCACGCCCGGCGGCACTCCCCCGCCCGGCGACTGCTACCAGCTGCTGCTGGGCCTGCGCGAGCAGCCCGCCGCGCGGCTGGAGCGGGCGTTCATCGGACGCGCCGAGCAGGGTCCGCTGGCCGGGTTCGCGGTCTACGACGCGCTGCACGACCCGCGTTCGGCCCATCTGCTGCTCGAGCGGCTGCGGCACCCCGGTACGGCGGGTCCGCTGCGGTTCGAGACGGCCCCGGGCGCCGAGGTGCCCGGCGGGCTGCCGCCGCGCCTGCTGGACGCCGAGCAGTCCAACTCGTCGATCGTGTACGGCGACGCGTTCATCCTGAAGGTCTTCCGCCGGATCCAGCCGGGCGTCAATCCGGATCTGGAGGTGTCGGCCGCGCTGGCCGCGCAGGGCTGCACCCGGGTGCCGGCGCCGGTGGCCTGGTTCGGTACGAGCGAGCCGCAGCCGGCCACCCTCGGCGTGCTCCAGCCGTTCCTGCCGGACGCGACCGACGGCTGGACGCTGGCGCTGCGCGCGCTCGCCGCGGGCGACGACTTCACCGCCGAGGCCTGGGAGCTGGGCCGGGCCACCGCCGAGGTGCATCTCGCGCTGGCCGAGGCGTTCGGCCCGGCCGGGCCGGGCGAGAACGGTCGTACGGCGCGGGCGATGGGCACGCGGCTGGAGGCGGCCGCGCACGCCGTACCGGGGCTGCGGCCCTTCGTGCCGGGCCTGCGGGCCGCGTTCGCGGCGCTCGCCACGTGCGACACCGGGCCGCCCGCCCAGCGCATCCACGGCGATCTGCACCTCGGCCAGGTGCTGCGGGCCGGCCGCGACTGGTTCGTCATCGACTTCGAGGGCGAGCCGTCGAGGCCGCTGGCCGAACGGCAGGCCCCGCACTCCCCGGTGCGGGACGTGGCGGGGATGCTGCGCTCCTTCGACTACGCGGCCCGGCAGCGCCGCCCCTGGCGACCCGAATGGGCGCGCCGCTGCCGGGAGGCGTTCTGCGCGGGCTATGCGGCCCGCGCCGGCTGGGATCCACGCAAGAAGCACGCGCTGCTGCGCGCGCACGAGACGGACAGGGCGGTCTACGAGGTGCTGTACGAGGCGAGACACCGGCCGGACTGGGTGCCGGTACCGATGGCGGCGATCAAGCGGCTCGCCGTGTGGGGAGGCTGA
- the glgX gene encoding glycogen debranching protein GlgX, giving the protein MPVWSGQPYPLGASFDGQGTNFALFSEVAERVDLILLDDAGTETPVRLHEVDGFVWHAYLPGIAPGRRYGYRVHGPWQPSVGHRCNPAKLLLDPYARAVDGQIDNHASLYERAPEGPAPADSAGHSMLGVVTDPYFDWGDDRPPRTPYADSVIYEAHVRGLTRTHPDVPERLRGTYAGLAHPAVLEHLTSLGVTAVELMPVHQFVQDGVLQDRGLVNYWGYNTIGFFAPHNAYAAFGSRGQQVNEFKAMVKALHAAGLEVILDVVYNHTAEGNERGPTLSFRGIDNASYYRLVDGDWAHYYDTTGTGNSLLMRHPYVLQLIMDSLRYWVTEMHVDGFRFDLAATLARQFHEVDRLSAFFDLIQQDPVISRVKLIAEPWDVGEGGYQVGNFPPLWSEWNGKYRDAVRDFWRAEPGSLGEFASRLTGSSDLYQHSRRRPRASVNFVTAHDGFTLRDLVSYNDKHNEANGEDNRDGESHNRSWNCGAEGVTKDPAVLELRARQQRNLLATLLLSQGIPMLCHGDELGRTQRGNNNAYCQDNAISWIDWELTAEQRSLTEFTRHLIALRAAHPVLRRRRFFRGETATNAAQPLPDLMWLRPDAREMTARDWQRGDAHSVAVFLNGDAIAERDSYGRRMTDDSFLLLVNGYWEPVDFRLPGTVFAERWTTLIDTADPDGIPDEREHKAGTRVRVEARSLILLRRNAVR; this is encoded by the coding sequence CTGCCCGTGTGGAGCGGGCAGCCCTACCCATTGGGTGCCTCGTTCGACGGACAGGGCACCAACTTCGCGCTGTTCAGCGAGGTCGCCGAGCGGGTCGACCTGATCCTGCTCGACGACGCGGGCACCGAGACCCCCGTCCGGCTGCACGAGGTCGACGGGTTCGTCTGGCACGCCTACCTGCCCGGCATCGCCCCGGGCCGGCGCTACGGCTACCGGGTGCACGGCCCCTGGCAGCCGTCCGTGGGCCACCGGTGCAACCCGGCGAAGCTGCTGCTCGACCCGTACGCCCGGGCCGTGGACGGCCAGATCGACAACCACGCCTCGCTGTACGAGCGCGCCCCGGAGGGACCGGCCCCCGCCGACAGCGCCGGGCACTCGATGCTGGGCGTGGTCACCGACCCGTACTTCGACTGGGGCGACGACCGCCCGCCCCGCACGCCGTACGCGGACTCGGTGATCTACGAGGCCCACGTACGCGGCCTGACCCGCACCCACCCGGACGTCCCCGAGCGCCTGCGCGGCACCTACGCCGGCCTTGCGCACCCCGCCGTCCTCGAGCACCTGACCTCGCTCGGGGTGACCGCGGTGGAGCTGATGCCGGTGCACCAGTTCGTGCAGGACGGCGTGCTGCAGGACCGGGGCCTCGTCAACTACTGGGGCTACAACACCATCGGCTTCTTCGCCCCGCACAACGCCTACGCCGCCTTCGGCAGCCGCGGCCAGCAGGTCAACGAGTTCAAGGCCATGGTGAAGGCGCTGCACGCGGCCGGCCTCGAAGTGATCCTGGACGTCGTCTACAACCACACCGCCGAAGGCAACGAGCGGGGCCCGACCCTGTCCTTCCGGGGCATCGACAACGCCTCCTACTACCGGCTGGTGGACGGCGACTGGGCGCACTACTACGACACCACCGGCACCGGCAACAGCCTGCTGATGCGGCACCCCTACGTGCTCCAGCTCATCATGGACTCGCTGCGGTACTGGGTCACCGAGATGCACGTCGACGGCTTCCGCTTCGACCTCGCGGCCACCCTGGCCCGGCAGTTCCACGAGGTGGACCGGCTCTCGGCCTTCTTCGACCTCATCCAGCAGGACCCGGTGATCAGCCGCGTCAAGCTCATCGCCGAGCCCTGGGACGTGGGCGAGGGCGGCTACCAGGTGGGCAACTTCCCGCCGCTGTGGTCGGAGTGGAACGGCAAGTACCGCGACGCCGTACGGGACTTCTGGCGGGCCGAGCCCGGCTCGCTCGGCGAGTTCGCCTCCCGGCTGACCGGCTCCTCCGACCTGTACCAGCACAGCCGACGCCGGCCGCGCGCCAGCGTCAACTTCGTCACCGCGCACGACGGCTTCACCCTGCGCGACCTCGTGTCGTACAACGACAAGCACAACGAGGCCAACGGCGAGGACAACCGGGACGGCGAGAGCCACAACCGGTCCTGGAACTGCGGCGCGGAGGGCGTGACGAAGGACCCGGCCGTCCTCGAGCTGCGCGCCCGCCAGCAGCGCAACCTGCTGGCGACGCTGCTGCTGTCACAGGGCATCCCGATGCTGTGCCACGGCGACGAACTCGGCCGCACCCAGCGGGGCAACAACAACGCCTACTGCCAGGACAACGCGATCTCCTGGATAGACTGGGAACTCACCGCGGAACAGCGGTCGTTGACGGAATTCACCCGGCACCTCATCGCCCTGCGCGCCGCCCATCCGGTGCTGCGCCGGCGCCGCTTCTTCCGCGGCGAGACCGCTACCAACGCCGCACAGCCGCTGCCCGACCTGATGTGGCTCAGACCCGACGCCCGCGAGATGACCGCCCGGGACTGGCAGCGCGGCGACGCGCACTCGGTCGCGGTGTTCCTCAACGGCGACGCCATCGCCGAACGCGACTCCTATGGGCGCCGGATGACCGACGACTCCTTCCTGCTGCTCGTCAACGGCTACTGGGAACCGGTCGACTTCCGCCTGCCCGGAACCGTCTTCGCCGAACGCTGGACGACCCTCATCGACACCGCCGACCCGGACGGCATCCCGGACGAACGCGAACACAAGGCCGGCACGAGGGTCCGCGTGGAAGCACGCAGCCTGATCCTGCTGCGCCGGAACGCGGTTCGCTAA
- a CDS encoding DUF5133 domain-containing protein: MLLPAKAEVARQLRRYRAWERVMLASPHDRTVRATFEDSGYTLCVLMGKRCAREAAEAAERYLRTNLVTYLREQDGRPRGRRSARRAPPPERRSTAPSP; encoded by the coding sequence ATGCTGCTACCCGCCAAGGCCGAAGTGGCCAGGCAGTTGCGGCGTTACCGGGCGTGGGAGCGCGTGATGCTCGCCTCGCCCCACGACCGCACGGTCCGGGCCACCTTCGAGGACTCGGGTTACACGCTGTGTGTGCTGATGGGCAAACGCTGCGCCCGCGAGGCGGCGGAGGCGGCCGAGCGCTATCTGCGCACCAACCTGGTCACCTACCTGCGCGAGCAGGACGGCCGGCCGCGAGGGCGCCGGTCGGCGAGAAGAGCGCCGCCACCGGAGCGGCGTTCCACGGCGCCAAGCCCCTGA
- the treS gene encoding maltose alpha-D-glucosyltransferase: MTVNEPVLDTFEDTPAKDRDPEWFKRAVFYEVLVRSFQDSNGDGIGDLKGLTAKLDYLQWLGVDCLWLPPFFKSPLKDGGYDVSDYTAVLPEFGDLADFVEFADAAHQRGMRVIIDFVMNHTSDQHPWFQESRKNPDGPYGDYYMWADDDKQYEDARIIFVDTEASNWTFDPVRGQYYFHRFFSHQPDLNYENPAVQEEVLAALKFWLDLGIDGFRLDAVPYLYAEEGTNCENLPATHEFLKRVRKEIDAMYPDTVLLAEANQWPEDVVDYFGDYASGGDECHMAFHFPVMPRIFMAVRRESRYPVSEILAKTPAIPSNCQWGIFLRNHDELTLEMVTDEERDYMWAEYAKDPRMRANIGIRRRLAPLLDNDRNQIELFTALLLSLPGSPILYYGDEIGMGDNIWLGDRDAVRTPMQWTPDRNAGFSKSDPGRLYLPTIMDPVYGYQVTNVEAAMSSPSSLLHWTRRMIEIRKQNPAFGLGSFTELQSSNPAVLAFLREYGDDLVLCVNNFSRFAQPTELDLRTYDGRHPVELIGGVRFPAIGELPYLLTLQGHGFYWFRLTRVASRIGRR, translated from the coding sequence ATGACCGTCAACGAACCCGTCCTGGACACTTTTGAGGACACACCTGCCAAGGACCGGGACCCGGAGTGGTTCAAACGCGCCGTCTTCTACGAGGTCCTGGTCCGCTCCTTCCAGGACAGCAACGGCGACGGAATCGGCGACCTGAAGGGTCTGACCGCCAAGCTGGACTACCTGCAGTGGCTCGGCGTGGACTGCCTGTGGCTGCCGCCGTTCTTCAAATCGCCCTTGAAGGACGGCGGTTACGACGTCTCGGACTACACCGCCGTGCTCCCCGAGTTCGGCGACCTCGCCGACTTCGTGGAGTTCGCGGACGCCGCCCACCAGCGCGGCATGCGCGTGATCATCGACTTCGTCATGAACCACACCAGCGACCAGCACCCGTGGTTCCAGGAGTCCCGCAAGAACCCCGACGGCCCGTACGGGGACTATTACATGTGGGCCGACGACGACAAACAGTACGAGGACGCGCGGATCATCTTCGTCGACACCGAGGCCTCCAACTGGACCTTCGATCCGGTGCGCGGCCAGTACTACTTCCACCGGTTCTTCTCGCACCAGCCGGACCTGAACTACGAGAACCCGGCGGTGCAGGAAGAGGTGCTGGCGGCCCTGAAGTTCTGGCTGGACCTCGGCATCGACGGGTTCCGGCTCGACGCGGTCCCCTATCTCTACGCGGAAGAGGGCACCAACTGCGAGAACCTCCCGGCGACCCACGAGTTCCTCAAGCGGGTGCGCAAGGAGATCGACGCCATGTACCCGGACACCGTGCTGCTGGCCGAGGCCAACCAGTGGCCGGAGGACGTGGTCGACTACTTCGGGGACTACGCCTCCGGCGGCGACGAGTGCCACATGGCCTTCCACTTCCCCGTCATGCCGCGCATCTTCATGGCGGTGCGCCGCGAGTCCCGCTACCCCGTCTCCGAGATCCTCGCCAAGACCCCGGCGATCCCCTCGAACTGCCAGTGGGGCATCTTCCTGCGCAACCACGACGAGCTGACCCTCGAGATGGTCACCGACGAGGAGCGCGACTACATGTGGGCCGAGTACGCCAAGGACCCGCGGATGCGCGCCAACATCGGCATCAGGCGCCGCCTCGCCCCCCTCCTCGACAACGACCGCAACCAGATCGAGCTGTTCACCGCCCTGCTGCTGTCCCTGCCAGGCTCGCCGATCCTGTACTACGGCGACGAGATCGGCATGGGGGACAACATCTGGCTCGGCGACCGCGACGCCGTACGCACCCCCATGCAGTGGACCCCCGACCGCAACGCCGGCTTCTCGAAGTCCGATCCGGGACGCCTGTACCTGCCGACGATCATGGATCCCGTCTACGGCTACCAGGTCACCAACGTGGAAGCCGCGATGTCCTCGCCCTCCTCGCTGCTGCACTGGACCCGCCGCATGATCGAGATCCGCAAGCAGAACCCTGCCTTCGGCCTCGGCTCGTTCACCGAGCTGCAGTCCTCCAATCCGGCGGTGCTCGCCTTCCTGCGGGAGTACGGCGACGACCTCGTGCTGTGCGTCAACAACTTCTCCCGCTTCGCCCAGCCGACCGAACTCGACCTGCGCACCTACGACGGCCGGCACCCGGTCGAGCTGATCGGCGGGGTGCGTTTTCCCGCCATCGGTGAGCTGCCGTATCTGTTGACCCTGCAAGGCCACGGCTTCTACTGGTTCCGGCTCACCCGAGTCGCATCCCGGATCGGCCGCCGCTGA